CCTTCATCCTGAGCGAGATGGAGCACGGCCTTGACTTCGAGGATGCGCTCAGAAAGGCCCAGAAGCTGGGCATAGCGGAGCGTGATCCGAGCGGCGATATATTGGGCATCGACGCCGGCTATAAGGCGACCATCCTTCACTGCCTCTCCTTCGAGCCGATAACGTTTGATAGGGCGAGCGTTAAGGGCATCGTGGAGGTAACGCCCGGGGAGATCGAGAGGGCAGTGAAAAAGGGCAAGACTATAAGGCTCGTCGCGACTGTGGAAGAAGGAAAAGTTACCGTAGAGCCGAAGGAGGTGCCGAAGGCCTCGCCACTCGCAGTTGAGAGCCACGAGAACGCTGCGGTGATAAAAACTGATCTCCTCGGCGAGCTGGTGATAAAAGGCGCTGGAGCCGGACTGAAGGAAACCGCCAGCGGCGTGGTGAGCGATATAATCACCGCCGCACTGAGGCTTTAGGGGAGCTTTCAATCTTATGCTCAACCTCCCAACCCAAAGGGTTTTAACTCTTTTCTCCCCCACAATCTCGGTGAGCCCATGGAGCACGTGATAGCGCTCCACCAGGTCTACGCGGAGCTTATATTCAGGGGGCTTAAGACGGTCGAGCTGAGGAAGAGCAGAGCCTTCCAAGAAGGGGACCTGGTTTTCCTCTACGTGGCCAGGGGCAACCCCTATGAGCTTCGCGATACCCTCAGAAGGCTCGGCCTCCACGAGGAGCAGACGCTGACGAAGAGAGGCACTATAGCTGGAGGCTTCGAAGTGGGAGAGGTCATAAAGGCCGACCTCGATACGCTCTGGGAGATGACGAAAGACACAAGCGGCCTAACCCTCGTCCACGGCGAGAACGGGAAGAAGTGGCTCGGTGAATACATCAAGGACTACGGCTACGCCTTCACCATAGAGAGGCCATTCCTCTTCAAGGAGCCGATGAGCAGAGAAGAAATGAAGGAGCGCTACGGCATTCACGTGGAGGGCATAATCCACCTCTCCAGGAAAACGAGAAAGCCATGGGTAAAAGCCCTAATCGAGGACCTCCTGGCGAGGGAGGCGGTTTATCTGTAAAATGGAAAATCACTCGGGGTTTTCCTCGCCCCCTTCCGCCGTGGGATCATAGACAATGTATGGCCCGGTGCTGAGCTTCTTAATTTCCTCCTGGGTCAAAAGCCTGCTCTTGACCTTTTCCCCTATGAGCGCGCTGTTCCCAAAGGGATCCATGATCTTGACGGTGAGAGGCTTTTTACCGTTCTTGACTTCCTCAATGTACTGGAGTATCTCGTCGGCCCTCTTCACCGCCTCCTCGTCACCTTCCTGCTTCCTGAAGTCCCTCGCCATGAGGAGGGTCTCCCTCACCCTCTCAAGGACGCCCTCGACGTTGCTGACAAAGCCTTCCGCGGCCGGGCCGGGCTCTATCTTGACGCCTATCTCGTCGAGCTCTATGGTCCCGCTCTTGCTCCTGACGACGCGCGTGAAGAGGTCCTTCTCGTTCTCCACCTTCACAGTGTAGAGCTTCGGCGGCCTGTCCTCGAGTATCATAACGTCGGCGTTTCTGTAGCCGCAGCGCTCGCAGATTATCGTCGACTCCATGACCTTGCCGAAGTAAGGGATCTCATGAACGTACTGCAGGGCCTTGAGGGTGCCCTTGCCCCCACAGATCGGGCAATCTCCGAGACGAATCTCCTGAATCTCTCCCTCAGGCTTCTCACTCATCTCACACCACCGAAGAATAGAACCCCTAAGCCCTTTATAAAATCATGGTATGGGAAAAAGAAAACCCCGTCACTTGGCTATCTTTATGTCTGCAGGGGTTAAAATGAGCTTTATCTCGTGCTTGCAGATTTTAGCAGCCTGACCGCCGAGGGCACTCACCATGCCCTTTATCTGCTCCGCGACCTTTTCGAGAACCTCCGGCTTGACCTCAAGTGGGGTGAGGTCAACGAGGATTATGTTGCCGTTCTGGAGCTCCTCTGAAATCCTCTCAAGGTCGGCGTAGCTGGTGACGACTATCTTCTTGAGGTACCTTATCTGTGGCTTGACTATCTCCTTAGCAAGAACATCCTCCTCAAGAGGTACGACATCTATGTCACGCCTAACGCCAGCAACCTCCTTCTTGACCGCGACGGGCGGCTTCCTCTTGACCTTTTCGTCCTTCTTTTTAATGCTGTCAAACAAACCCATAACCGTTCCCCCCAGTTAATCATAAGGCTGGATTAATTTGGGACATTGGTGTTTATATCTCTTTCTGAAACTCGCCTGACCCCCCTCTTGCCGCAGGCGATAGAGGCCAAAGCTACGAGGGAAAAACTTTCACAAGAAAAAAGCAATCTAAACTAAGAGAAAATCTTTTCGGATCCTAAAGAGCAGTGAATTCATGAAGCAGGCCACATTTTTCACCCTCCTCTGCGTTGGCAGGTTCTTTTTCCCGCACTCGGAAATAGATGGGGATTTTCCAGCCAGTTTTACCAGTTGCTTACAGCCTATTTCATCATAACACTCGGGATAGTTTTCAGTTATGAGCTCCTCCATGACTTATTCTCATCTAGGAGAGACGAATTTTCGAGGGCGACTCAAAAGGAGAAATGGGAACTGAATATCAGGCTACTTTGCGTTCCTCTTGGCAACCCCTCGGGATGAAAAACTGACGCTCATAATTGCGCGGATACTCGGGATAATGTCTGCATACATATTCACAAAGCTTAGGATGAGGGAATTCCAGTAGGCAAAAGTAAGCACCAACGGGCACCAAAGGACAAAAGAAAAAGGCTCACTCGGCCTTAACGGCCTCGAGAACCTTCTCCCTTATCTCGGCGGCCTTCTTGAGGGCAACATCTACGGCATACATTACCTCCTCGAGCTTAAAGGAACCGCCCTCGCTCTTCTGCACGGAGGAAATCATGCCGTTCTCGTCGGTGGTTATGGTTATCCTGCCATCCATGACGCGCTCCTCGTCGAGGTTCGGGTCAACGAGGATGTTCTGCCCTATCTTGGCGAGGGTTACTGGAATCGGTATCTTGCTGACGGGCAGGGGCTCGTACTCGTCGAGTATCTGCACCTCCCCACTCTCCTCGTCATAGACGACCTTTGGCATCTTGGCGCTGAGCAGGGCGGCGATGGCACCGATGCCGCTCGCGTCCAGCAAGTTGCCGTCGTGGTCGAGCACGTGCACGTCTATGAAGACGACGCGGACGAGCTTGCCAGGAACTATGACGAGCTTTTCGAGTTCAACCGCTCCGCTCTCCCTTATGCCCCTGTCGACAACCCTTGCGAGCTCGATGGCTCTCTCGTCTGGCGGGCCGGGCTCGAAGCTCGGCGAAGCGAGTGGAACGAGCTCGACGTTGGTGGTTATGACTCCCTTTTCAGGGAGGTCAGGGAACGGTTCGCCCATGTCTATCTTGATTCCGACGAGAACCTGGGTGTTGCCCAGCTTTACCCAGGCGGAGCCTTCCGCCTTCTCGATGACGTTTACCTTTATCTCAAGGTCACGGTAGTCCTCCAGCGAGCGGCCGTCGACGCGCTTGCCCTCCTTGAGGAGCGCTAAGATGTGGTCCCTCATTATCGAGGCCATGACTTCCATCTCACTCACCTCCACCGACCTCCTCTGCTATCCTGAGATACTTCTCCTTCAGTGCCTCCCTCTGCTTCTGGTAGACGGCCTTTGCACCCTTTATGGCCAGCCTTACCGCTTCCACAAACTCGTCCTTGGTAAGGTAGCCGTCCATCTGGAGGAGTGTTATGTCGTTCTTGAGGGGCATTATGGCCACTGGCACATCTGCCTCACCGTAGTTGTCCTCCTCCTTGTTGAGGTCGAGCACTATCTCACCCTCTATCTTTCCGGCAGCACAGGCGGCGACGAGGTCCCTCATTGGTATGCCTGCATCGGCGAGGGCAAGAGAAGCGGCGGTAATTCCAGCCACCCTAGTTCCCGCATCCGCCTGGAGAACCTCGATGAATATATCCACCGCAGTCCTCGGGAACATCTCGAGGATTAAAGCCGGCTCAAGGGCTCCGCGTATGACCTTGCTTATCTCGACGCTCCTCCTGTCAGGCCCGGGCTTCTTCCTCTCCTCGACGCTGAAGGGAGCCATGTTGTAGCGGACGCGAAGAATAGCCCTGTCCGGCCTCTGGAGGTGCTTTGGATGAATCTCTCTCGGACCGTACACGGCAGCAAGAATCTTGTTCTTACCCCATTCAACGTAGGCCGAACCGTCGGCGTTCTTAAGCACGCCGACCTCCATCTTAATCGGTCTGAGTTCGTACTTCTTTCTTCCGTCTACCCTTCTGCCGTTTTCATCTATGAGCTTCAAATCCTCAGGCTTGCCCATCATTCTTCTTCACCCTCTCCTGTCTTGAGTTCCTCAATCTGGGGTATCTCCTCAATAACACCCTGCTCCTTTAGCTCCATGAGCCTCGACTGGAGGAACTCCTTGACCCTGTCGGTGAGCCCCTGGGTGTGGCTCTCCCTGTCCACCTTGAGGATGGCCTCTATGGCGAGCTTTTCGAGCTCCTCGTTCCTTCCGCTGACCCACACCCATCCGTTCTGACCGACGATTATCCTCGTACCTGTCAGCTTCTTGATGAGGTTTATCATCGAACCGCCCTTTCCTATAAGCCTCGGAACCTTAGAGGGCGTTATCTCGACTATCTGGCCGCCCCTAAGCGGCCCACCCTTGAAGGGCATTCCCTTTGTGGTTAGGTCTATCTGGTTTATCTCGTTGTAGGCCTTTATTTTGGCGTAGATTATGTCGCCTATATCGAATATCTTCCTGAGATCCGTCTTGAGGATGTCGATTCTCTCCTCCACGGCATCCTGAACGCGGAGGCTCGCCTGATACGGCGCACCAATATCAACCGTCCAGTTGGAGAACTTCACGTCTATTATCTTGCCGATGACGTTGTCGCCGACTTCTGGAATGTAGGGCCCCTCGAGTGGGATTACCCTTATGGAGTCGTTCCTTATCTCAACGAGTCCTACAACAGTCGAGTAAATCCTGTTTCCTTCCCTGAAGGTTCCTCTACCGCTCTTAAACGGCCCCTGTGCCAAGAGCGTTCCTGGAACCACTAATTCCCTATTTTTTACAAAAATCCTCCTCATAGTCCCTTCCTCTCTATAAGTTTAGTTATAGCATTGCCCTTTGTAAGGGCGTTCAGCTTTTCATAAAATTCCTCCTCAACCCCACCGGGAATCTCAATGAGGAACATCCACGAACCGTCGCTGGCCCACTCCTCGCGCTTTATGGTTCCGAACTTCCTGACTTCACCGTAGGCCTTGCCGACGTAGTCCCCTGGTATCTTAACCGCGATGACCTTCATCTCCATCTTGAGCGGCAGAATCGGTCTTATTGCCTTGATGATGTTGGGAACCTGAGCCTCTGCGTCCTTGAAGAGGTCCACGTGGACACCGGCTTCCTCCATCGCACGTAGAATCCTGTCTACGGGATGGGGAAAACCAGTCCTTGGATCAACGGCATGCCTGTGGATTATCGTCGCTATATAGCGCCTCTTCTCTTCGAGCATCTGGCGCCTCTGCTCAGCGGTGAGCTGGACATCCCCTTTACGGAGGATTACCTTGGCTACCTCGTAGGGGTCGCTGGTGCCGAATATCTTCTCCATCTCGTGCTCACTCGCTTTGTCGCCCTTGTGGGCGTCCTTAAAAACGTAGGGTGTGGCAAGGATTTCCTCTATGGGAACGTCCTTGCCTTCCTTGAAGTCCCTCGCTAAGTAGGGGTCGACGAGTATCTCGAAGATCTCGCCGTGGGTCTTCAATCGCGCTATCACTGCCTTGTCAACGCTGATGGGCATCGCCCTCACCTCAGTAGTTGCTGTCGAGCTCCGAGTAATCCTCTTCCTTTTCCTCGACTTCCTCCTCCTTGATCTCCTCAAGGATTTCGTCGAGGTACTTGGAGACTTCGTCCTTGTCGAGCTTCTTCCAGCGCTTGTCTTCCATGGTTATGTAAGCAACCTCTATGCTGTCTGGGGTTGGCTCCTCGAGGGTCTTCGCGAGGGCGAGGATGGCGAGCTTTACCGCTCCTTCCATGTCGAGGTCGTCGCTGTAGTGCTCCTCGAAGATGGCCATTGCCGTGTTCCTGCCGCTGCCTATGGCAACGGCCTTCCACTCGAAGTAGGCACCACTCGGATCGGTTTCAAAAAGCTCGGGCTTTTCATTAACCCCCGCCATAAGGAGGGCGGCACCGAATGGCCTCACACCGCCGTACTGGGTGTGGGCCTGCTTGAGGTCACATATCTTCTTCACCAGAACGGTAAGCGGGACTGGTTCGCCGTACGTCAGTCTGTAGACCTGAGCCTCCACGCGAGCCCTATCAACGAGAACCCTCGCGTCAGCTATTATACCGCTAGGAGCTGCCGCGATGTGGTCGTCTATCTGGAATATCTTCTCGTAGCTGCTCGGCTCTATGAGCTTGCTGGTAATCCTTTTTTCAACGGCCAGAACGACACCATCCTTCCACTTGACACCGACCGCGGTGGCTCCTCTCTTAACTGCCTCCCTCGCATAGTTCACCTGGAAAAGCCTTCCGTCAGGGCTGAAAACGGTAATAGCCCTGTCGTAGCCTGCCTGCGGTGGCACAAACGCCATTTTACATCACCTCTATGGATTATCGCAATACCTTCCACTCTCTTGGGATAATTCTCGAACCGCCTAATTAAGCTTTTCTATTCTCCCCTAAGAGCCATAACCGCCATCTTTCTGGCGATCCTCTTTGCCATCTCCAGCGGGATGAAGGCAAACAGGAAGACAACGACTGCCAAGGCCAACGAAGCCGACCTGCCGAGGGGCTGGAGTATCATGAGCGCGAACGCCACGAGCATCAGCCCGAGTCCCGTGGCGAGGAACTTTTGATATGTCTTCTTTAAAGCATCGAGCCTCTCGTCCATCTCATCCACCGAGGGGTTTTTATTCCAAGGTGGTTTTAAGCCTTTGGTGTTAGGCATGGACTGTCCCTTCTGCAACCCCCAGGAGGAATTGATACTCTACGAAGACGGGCTAATCAGAATCCTGATTGACTCGTATCCAGCAAACAGGGGGCATCTCCTAGTGGTTCCAAGGAGGCACGTCGAGCGCTGGGAAGACCTGACAGAAGAAGAGAAGGCCGCACTGGTCAGGGGCATAGACCTCGCGATGGAGAGGCTGAAGAAGGCACTCAAGCCTGATGCGTTCAACATTGGCATTAACCTTGGGAGGGCAGCGGGGCAGACGGTTCCCCACCTTCACATGCACGTGATTCCAAGATGGGAGGGCGACTGCAACTTCCCGAGGGGCGGAGTGAGAAAAGCAGTCCTGGATCTGAAGGACGAGAATCTCAGCCTGAAGGAACGCTGGGAGAGGAACAGACTGAGCAGGGAAGAATTAGGAAAGCTTAGGGAAGCCTTCAATCACCCCTAACCGGATACTTCTCCTCGTTCTTTCTTAGCTTTCTCTCAACTGCCTCGTCGAGGTCTATCTCAAGCTCGTGGGCAAGAAGGGTAAGGTAGATTATCACATCGGCTATCTCGTCCGCGACGGCTTCCTTTGCCTCCTGGTCTTTCACGTAGTTCATAATATCCTCGTCGGTCTCCCACTGGAAGTGCTCCAAAAGTTCGCCGAGCTCAACCGCTGCCGAGATGGCGAGGTTTTTCGGGGTGTGGTACCTTTTCCAGTCCCTTGCATCTCTGAAAGCCACAACCTTTCTCTCCAGCTCCCTGAAGTCCATAAAACCCACCACGAGGTCAATACAGATGCGCGTCCACCTTCTGCAGGAGCTCAAGCAGCTCGACGAGCCTCTCGATTTCCTCCTTTGAGAAGTGCTCCTCGGCCTCGTCCTCCGGGTCGAATTTGCTCAGATACTCCCTGACCTTCTCAAGGTCCCCCAAATCCTCCTCAAGCTCCAGGGCGCGCTGAGTGAACTCATAGCTCGTGTGCGGGCTCTCAAAGGATCTCTGCTGGTTCGCTACGAGGGCTATCTTGACGTTGGCAATGGTCTCATCAAGCAGTTCGATAAGTTCGCGTATCTTCATGATTCATCCCAAGGTTAATTGGCTTGAGAGTATTTAAACCCCTATCGGCGAAAGATTTTTATCCTTGGACGTAAAAAGTGTTTCTGGTGGTGATAATGGACTTCGACCTCTTCATGGAAAGGTACGGCTACAAAATCCTCTTCGCCCTCTTCGGTCTGGTTCTGCTGGCAATCTTCGGAACCCTCGGCCTCTACGCCTACACAGTCTTTAAACTGTTCGGCTTCTTTGCTGGGGGACTGCTGCTACTCTTAGGGATTGTCTACGCATTCACCGCCGGCAG
This genomic stretch from Thermococcus sp. CX2 harbors:
- the rrp41 gene encoding exosome complex exonuclease Rrp41; amino-acid sequence: MMGKPEDLKLIDENGRRVDGRKKYELRPIKMEVGVLKNADGSAYVEWGKNKILAAVYGPREIHPKHLQRPDRAILRVRYNMAPFSVEERKKPGPDRRSVEISKVIRGALEPALILEMFPRTAVDIFIEVLQADAGTRVAGITAASLALADAGIPMRDLVAACAAGKIEGEIVLDLNKEEDNYGEADVPVAIMPLKNDITLLQMDGYLTKDEFVEAVRLAIKGAKAVYQKQREALKEKYLRIAEEVGGGE
- a CDS encoding HIT family protein, with protein sequence MDCPFCNPQEELILYEDGLIRILIDSYPANRGHLLVVPRRHVERWEDLTEEEKAALVRGIDLAMERLKKALKPDAFNIGINLGRAAGQTVPHLHMHVIPRWEGDCNFPRGGVRKAVLDLKDENLSLKERWERNRLSREELGKLREAFNHP
- the rrp4 gene encoding exosome complex RNA-binding protein Rrp4, encoding MRRIFVKNRELVVPGTLLAQGPFKSGRGTFREGNRIYSTVVGLVEIRNDSIRVIPLEGPYIPEVGDNVIGKIIDVKFSNWTVDIGAPYQASLRVQDAVEERIDILKTDLRKIFDIGDIIYAKIKAYNEINQIDLTTKGMPFKGGPLRGGQIVEITPSKVPRLIGKGGSMINLIKKLTGTRIIVGQNGWVWVSGRNEELEKLAIEAILKVDRESHTQGLTDRVKEFLQSRLMELKEQGVIEEIPQIEELKTGEGEEE
- the rrp42 gene encoding exosome complex protein Rrp42, with the protein product MEVMASIMRDHILALLKEGKRVDGRSLEDYRDLEIKVNVIEKAEGSAWVKLGNTQVLVGIKIDMGEPFPDLPEKGVITTNVELVPLASPSFEPGPPDERAIELARVVDRGIRESGAVELEKLVIVPGKLVRVVFIDVHVLDHDGNLLDASGIGAIAALLSAKMPKVVYDEESGEVQILDEYEPLPVSKIPIPVTLAKIGQNILVDPNLDEERVMDGRITITTDENGMISSVQKSEGGSFKLEEVMYAVDVALKKAAEIREKVLEAVKAE
- a CDS encoding nucleotide pyrophosphohydrolase, whose amino-acid sequence is MDFRELERKVVAFRDARDWKRYHTPKNLAISAAVELGELLEHFQWETDEDIMNYVKDQEAKEAVADEIADVIIYLTLLAHELEIDLDEAVERKLRKNEEKYPVRGD
- a CDS encoding ASCH domain-containing protein, with translation MEHVIALHQVYAELIFRGLKTVELRKSRAFQEGDLVFLYVARGNPYELRDTLRRLGLHEEQTLTKRGTIAGGFEVGEVIKADLDTLWEMTKDTSGLTLVHGENGKKWLGEYIKDYGYAFTIERPFLFKEPMSREEMKERYGIHVEGIIHLSRKTRKPWVKALIEDLLAREAVYL
- the psmA gene encoding archaeal proteasome endopeptidase complex subunit alpha, whose amino-acid sequence is MAFVPPQAGYDRAITVFSPDGRLFQVNYAREAVKRGATAVGVKWKDGVVLAVEKRITSKLIEPSSYEKIFQIDDHIAAAPSGIIADARVLVDRARVEAQVYRLTYGEPVPLTVLVKKICDLKQAHTQYGGVRPFGAALLMAGVNEKPELFETDPSGAYFEWKAVAIGSGRNTAMAIFEEHYSDDLDMEGAVKLAILALAKTLEEPTPDSIEVAYITMEDKRWKKLDKDEVSKYLDEILEEIKEEEVEEKEEDYSELDSNY
- a CDS encoding ZPR1 zinc finger domain-containing protein, producing MSEKPEGEIQEIRLGDCPICGGKGTLKALQYVHEIPYFGKVMESTIICERCGYRNADVMILEDRPPKLYTVKVENEKDLFTRVVRSKSGTIELDEIGVKIEPGPAAEGFVSNVEGVLERVRETLLMARDFRKQEGDEEAVKRADEILQYIEEVKNGKKPLTVKIMDPFGNSALIGEKVKSRLLTQEEIKKLSTGPYIVYDPTAEGGEENPE
- a CDS encoding ribosome assembly factor SBDS, translating into MPISVDKAVIARLKTHGEIFEILVDPYLARDFKEGKDVPIEEILATPYVFKDAHKGDKASEHEMEKIFGTSDPYEVAKVILRKGDVQLTAEQRRQMLEEKRRYIATIIHRHAVDPRTGFPHPVDRILRAMEEAGVHVDLFKDAEAQVPNIIKAIRPILPLKMEMKVIAVKIPGDYVGKAYGEVRKFGTIKREEWASDGSWMFLIEIPGGVEEEFYEKLNALTKGNAITKLIERKGL
- a CDS encoding cell division protein SepF; amino-acid sequence: MGLFDSIKKKDEKVKRKPPVAVKKEVAGVRRDIDVVPLEEDVLAKEIVKPQIRYLKKIVVTSYADLERISEELQNGNIILVDLTPLEVKPEVLEKVAEQIKGMVSALGGQAAKICKHEIKLILTPADIKIAK